A region of the Dyadobacter sp. CECT 9275 genome:
CTTCGATCCCGTCCATTTCCGGCATCATAACGTCCATCAGTACCAGTTCTATGCCTTCATTCTCCTCCAGTTTTGCAAGTGCTTCTACACCATTTGTAGCAATAACGAGTGAAAAACCGGACTCCTCAAGAATGGCACTAAGCGCGAAAATATTCCTCATATCATCATCTGCCACGAGTATCTTCTTGCCTACAAAGGCACGGTCAGCATTTACCACCGGGTTACTGAATGAACCCGAATGCGTTGCCAGACTTGGCAAGGGCTCAGGTTGAATGTTTCTTAAAAACAATTTTACCTCATCCAGCAACCGCTCATTAGACTTGCGGGTTTTCATGACAATAGGGTGCGCATATTTCATGATTCTGGCTAGGTCAGCCTGAGAAAGATCCTCGGCCGTATTAATGACAACCGGAATTTTACTTAATTCGGGATTTGCCTTTATTACATCAAGGAGCTCCAGACCGTTCATATCTGTCAGATGAATGTCCAGGATAATACCGTCCACGATATTATTATTGAGAATATCCATGGCCTCCTTCCCGGTATAGGCGTATAAAACGAAAATACCGTTTGCCACCAGAAACTCTCCCAGGTACTTGCTCTGAAAAGTATCATCTTCAATTAACAATATCCGTTGTCTGGAGAGATCCTTGCCTTTCAGTTTCAAAAGATCAAAAATCTTTTCGGCCGACTCCCTGTCCACCGGTTTTTGCATAAAACCGATGATACTATCCTTCAGGTCTAAGGCCTGCTCATTGTCCCCCGCCGAAACAATATGCACCGGAATCTGCCGGGTGAACGGATCGTTTTTGATATGGTTCAAAATTTCCTTGCCTGATATGTCGGGCAGATGCATATCCAGCGTAATTGCCGTTGGTTTAAAGGTTTTGACTAACCGCAGCGCTTCTTCACCCGTACTTGCTATCACCACCTCAAATCCACTTTTACGTGCCTTTGCAGCCATATCATTGGCAAAGACCGCATCATCTTCGATCAGCAGCAACCGGTGCCCCTCCAAACCTGTGTAAGCACTGCTTTCGATTACATCTGGCGAGGGATTTTTAACAGGTTCTGTAACCACCTCTCCGGGATTCGCCAGATAAGGGATCGTGAGTGTAAAAACAGAGCCTACGCCCGGCTCACTTTTAAGCCCGATGTTTCCGCCCATCAAAATGGAAAGCTCACGGCTGATGGAAAGTCCAAGCCCGGTTCCTCCGTACTTCCGGCTGGTAGAACCATCCGCCTGCTGGAAGGCTTCGAAAACCGTATTTTGCTTGTCGATCGGAATCCCGATACCGGTATCAGATATTTCAAACTGAATGGAATCGGAGCACTTCCTGATCTTAAATGAAACGGTACCCGGAGCAGACGTAAATTTAATGGCGTTGGAAAGCAAGTTTCGCACGACCTGAAGTACCCTGACCGGATCGATCCATAGTGAATCCGGACAATCGTCCGACTTATCCAGCACCAGACTGATGCCCTTGTTGTCAGCAACTTTCTGGAAGAGGTTACGCATATCGGTCAGCAACGATTCCGTTCTGACCTGCTCAAAGTTTAATTCCACCTTCCCCGCTTCCACTTTGGCCAAATCCAGGATATCGTTGATCAGCGTCAACAGATCATTACCCGAGTTATAAATCACAGAGGCATAGTGCTGTTCCTCGCTGCTAAGCCTGGTTCCCTTGTTCTCTTCCAAAATCCTGGAAAGAATCAGAATGCTGTTCAGGGGCGTTCGGAGTTCGTGACTCATATTGGCAAGAAATTCGCTTTTGAATTTTCCTGCCCTTTCAAGTTCGTCGGCTTTCAGCTGGATCTGATCGCGCGCCTCTTCTATCATATTCTTCTGTTCTTCCAGCATAAATGCCTTTTCCTCAAGTTCCGTATTGATCTGCTTGAGTTCTTCCTGCTGCACACGAAGTTCCTCCTCCGAAACCTGAAGCATGGATGTCTGGTTGGTCAGTTCTTCATTGATAACCCGCATTTCTTCCTGCTGGCTGGACAGCTCCTCCGCCTGAAGCTGAGTTTTTTCCAACAACTCCATTGTAATCTGCCTGGCTCTGGCGGCCACAATGGCAGCAGAAATACTAATGCCAGCCATATCAAGCGGCTTTAAAAAGCGCATTCCTGGGTCAGTCAAAAAGGCTATTTCAACCAATGCAACCACTTTGTCATCAAACGTGAACGACTTAATAAAAACAGATCCCGGGCTTGTGCTGCCTACGCCAGTCCTGACTTTGAGATAACCAGGGGATATGTCGATTTTCTTCATATCTACCTGATCTGCCAGCATCTGCCCTAATATTCCCTCACCGCTTTTAACAACTTTCGGGATATCAGCAGTATTGTCCACTCCGTACGTGGCGGCCAGGTCCAGGTAATCGCCCGATTGGCTGATCTGGTACATCACTGCCACCATAGCGTTACTGGTTTCGGATATCTTTGTAAGCAACCGGTTGGCTAGTTCCGTTTTGGTAGGTTCACCTCTCAAGGCCACACCTATTTCAATAGCAGCGTTTAATACCCAGTTTCTTTCCTGATCCTCAGCCGACAATATCTCAAGCCTCGAGTTGGCTTCATTGGTAGCCCTTTCCGAAGCCACCTGCGCCTGATAGGTATTCCGGATCAAATAAGTCATTATAAACACCACCATCAGAAATATTCCATTCCCGAAAATGATGAACCGCTCGGCAGTTTGGGAGCTGTCTACCACATTTCGCTCCCTAATGGCAAGTAATTGCTGTTCGGCACGCTGTATCTCCCGGAAATTCGCTGCAATCCTGTCTGACAAATACTTCCCCTTAAGTACATTTGCTTTTAACCACGTAAGGTCCTGGGTATCATGCTTGATTCTGTCCAGTTGGGCATTCATCTGTTCCAGTCTTACCTGGACCAGGTTTTCCAGCGAATCAAGCCTGGCCAACTGTTTCGGATTATCAGAAAATAGTTCTTTGAGTTTTTCATGGTTGATCCAAACCCGGTCAACCGCCTGCCTGTATGAGTTTTCGAACAGGACGTTTCTGGATAATCCAAATCCTCTGATGTTTGTTTCTGCTAAAAGTATCAGATTTTCAGCCTCATTGGTCGTATTGAGTACTTCGCGGGTATGGTTGAGCACTGCTGAATTCTCCTGCTGCAGCCGGAGGGCCTGGTAAGAAGTGGTACCGACAGTGATAACCAGGAGAATGGAAAAGATAATCCCAAGTAAAATCTGCTTCTGAAATGATAATCGCATCATAATATTTGGCAACGGAAATCTGACAGAAATTATGGATAGATGAACCGTACCGTAATATAGTTCGCTAATTTTAGCGCAATTTTACTACATCTTACTGGAATATATCTATAAAAGTTTCTACAAAGAGCACATTTTCAGGAGAAGTTGGAAGCCTAACGTTCACCCGAATGGGAATTATTCCATAAATTCATATTTTAATAGCTAAAAAACTGATTGTACACCATACAACTCCCCGATTAACGGCCCATCTGGCTGACATGATTACCGCAAATATTACTACCGAATCCATTCAATCTCATTGTTTTCCAAAGTTATAATAACCCCTCTGGAAGCTCGGCCGATACCATTAAATGTACATACCAGTTTCCTGATGTGCCTCCTTGGCTCTTCATTCCCTTTTCCCGCAACGATCCTCATCAGCACCAGGCTTCCGTCCGTCATTTGAACCGCTCTGTCCACATGCAGCATGCCTCCACCTGGAATGAGCATCTCCTTATTGATACTTACCAAATTCCGGTCATCGTAGAGCTCCCTGAGTGAAGGCTCAGCAAGAAGTACCTGCACAGAAGCCAATAGGAGCTCGGCCTCCTGCTTGGTTACAATGCCTTCCGAAATAATTCTCTGAACCGTTTTGGGTAATTCGGACACCATTCTTAATGTCGTAAGCAGATAGGCCGTTTTCTGAAGTTTGTCATGCTTTGGCTCAAAGGTATTGATATCAAATATTCTGTCGGCCATACGTCGCAATCTTAACGACTGGCTTCTGTCATTACTGAGTATTTCATGGACAATAAAAGGTTTCGCTTCCGATTTCGAATGGGTGTGAAAACAATTTCCGAAGCCCTGGCTGAGGACAAAAGTGGTTTCTTCATCCGACCAGGCCGGATGTGCGTCGGGCCGGGACAGAAAATCGTGCAGCCAGTGACTGACCCGCTGGCCGGAAGTCCAGCTTTTTTCCTTTTTGGCAAGAATATAAAGCTGCTGTACGGATCGTGTGAACGCTACATACAGTAGGTTCAGGTTCTCCACCAGCGTACGTGTTTGATGCTCAGTATATTGCCCGGCCAGCACCGAATTTTCAAGACCTTTCCCTACAGAAACCATTGAACTCAGAAGCCGTTTTTCAATACCGGTATCACTGAACAAACGGAGTTCTTCATATTGCGCATCGTCCAGATCAGCCCAAAGGCGGTCCAGAGGGCCGGGAGTAACCTTCCAGTCGGCATAGGGGATGATGACGACCGGATACTCAAGCCCTTTGGACTTATGAATGGTGGTAATCCTTAGCGCATCGGTGTCTGCGGGGATAGTAATGGAAGTTTTGTAACGAGCAGTATCCCAGAAAGTAAGAAAATCGCCGAGGTGATTGCTTTTTCGGTTACCGTAATCCAGCACCACATCCAGGAACCTGAACAGATACTCATTGTCTGAGCCATTTTCAAACAGTCCGAATCGCTGAATCAGCATCTCTGAAAGCTCAAAAACGGATATCTGCCGCATTCGGAAAGCGGTAAGTTCAATTCCCCATCTGGAAAAATAGGCTAGAAATGCATCCAATCCCAAAGAAGCGGCTAGGGAGCGAATGGCCTCATACTCCGAAGCACTAGGATTTTCCTTCAAGATCTCATGATGAAATAAGTACGCTGCCTCATATCGGGCCAGTTTATGGTCAGCACTGTGCAGCACCTTCATAAACGATACCACAAAATGTACCGAACGGGAATAGGCCAGCGTGAGCGCATCGTCCGAAATAAGGGGATATCCGTGCTGCCTGAGCTCGTTGGCCAGGGCGGCGGCATCCTTTTTTTTTCGACACAAAATGGCAATATCCCGCCAGTTGAAACCTTCTTCCCTCAGTTGAGCTATGAGTTCGGTGGTTCGGAGCAGGATGGCGTCTGGCTCATCTCCATTTTCCCCAAACTCTGCCTCGATAGGTTCATTTTTCAAAAATTCAACTTGCACGTGCCCGCCGTGTTTTACACCGGCAGGTATCTCCTGCTGGAAATTTTCATCAAAAACATCTTGTACCAGAGGGTATTGCTCACCAAGATTATCAGCAACAAAAGAAAAAAACTGGTTGTTAAAAGCAGTGATTTCATAATAGCTGCGTCTGTTGGTTTTCAGATGATCTACCGCCAGATTACTGCTCAATGCCATCAGGCGCTCAGAAACAAAATGATTATCACCCAGTTTGTCGGTCAGGCTCATGATCTGATCTTTGGAGAGATGTAATATCAGGTCCATGTCTCCACCCCGAAACCGGTATATCGACTGTTTTGCGTCTCCCACTACCAGATTGAAGTACCCCTCGCCCAATGCATTTTCGATCAGTGGAAGTAAATTGGCAAACTGGAGCTTAGAAGTATCCTGAAATTCGTCCAGCAGTATATGGTTATACTTTTCTCCCAGTCTTTCAAAAATAAAAGGAATGGGCTCAGACGACACGATTTCTAATATACGCCTGTTAAAATCCGAAATATGGACCTGCCCATTCAGCCGTAGCAGGATATCGAATTCCTTGCGGATTTCTCCCAACAGGGAAAGGCTATAGAGATGCCGGTCCAGCAGCTTGTATAGCGACATTTTGGGAGCATCTTCGCTGCGGATGGTTTCAATTTTCTCAAATGTTTCTGTTAAAACGGGCTTGATTTCATCAATCTTATCTTTGATAAGCGTGGGAGTTTTTCCACCGTACCACATATCCTCTCCAATCGTTTTACGGACATACGCGTTAGGTTCTTCCCAAAGTTTTTGCCCCTCCTTTCTGGACCTGAAATATCCGAATATACCTCTCGCTCCCTGATAGAAGTCTTTGTCTGCCAGAAAGGTAGCAGCAATGGTACCCATGGCGTCCTTTCCCAGATCCGCAATTTCATCATCCTTTTTCCTGATATAACGGCGAATCTGCTTGCGTATCGTGTTCCAGTCTTCCATACTAAAATCCGCAACCCGCTTCATTTTCAGGTATGCCTCTTCGTTGAGCAGCATTTCGGAGGTTTCCCGGATCCGGACGGGCAGGCTTCCCCAACTGCTTCCTTCTTCTGCCTTTTCGCGGTAATAATTCTCCACGATTTCCGTCAGTACCTCTTCTCCCTCCTGCCCTATGCGAGCCAGCAGCCTGTCCACGGCATCGCCGAGGAGATCGGCCTCCAGTTGTGTTTCAAAAACGAATGGCAAGCCCAGTTCGTCGGTAAAGCTGCTTACCAGGCGTTGCGTAAATTTGTCGATGGTCATCACCGAAAAATCAGAGTAGCGATGCAGTATCTGCGTAAAGACCAGTTTTGCCCTGGCTGCTATTACCCAACGGACTTCCTCAAAAAGCTGCTGGTCTTCCTGCGTTGCCGGATATAATTCGGTGATAATATCTCTGAGCATGGGAGGTATTTCACCGGTAACACTTTGAGGCTGAGAGAATATCCTTAACATCAGCAATATCCTTTCCTTCATTTCATTGGCCGCGGCATTTGTAAATGTTACGGCCAGGATATTCCTGAAGTAAGTTTCTGAAGCAGAATGCAGCGCAAGTTTTAAATACTCTTTAGTAAGCGTATAGGTTTTACCCGAACCCGCCGAAGAACTATATACCTTAAACACGATCTGATTTTTTAGATAGAAACCTCCAAACCAATATACACAAAAAAGCAGGCCTAAGCCTGCTCTCCCGAAAATACGTTGTTGCTGAAATTGATTTTTTTACAAATTAAATCTTACTCCTCCCGAAATATTGGGGCTTAGATAAAACGGCCTTGGAAGTAATTCCAAGTAAGTCCCCGCTTCAAGAAAGACCGAGATACGGTTATCGGTAATGTAATATTCCAATCCGCCCAGGGCCGAACCACCGAGGCTGATATTTTTTTCATACTCTCCGTTAAGCCTTTTTGGATAGGATCTGCGGCTGTTGACCTGAGCGCCAAGTCCATAATAAACATGGACCGACTCCGAATTAAAAAGTGGTGTATGCCATAAATAATGGACCTGTACCGAAAGCCCGGCATTTTTATAGCGGCCGTCGTCCCCTCTGTATTTCCTGTCATTGGACAATATCCCTCCGTAGGTACCTACAGTTACGTCTATTGCGTGGATATTATTAAAGTATTTTCTGAAGTTAACGCCGGTTGGCTCGCCGAGTTTAAAGCCAACTGCCCAATTATCATATTGGGCATGGACGATACTAAAACAAAGTGTGCATATAACGGTTAGTGCTAATTTCTTCATAATCAGGTCTAAAAGTATTTGTTGATTGTTCTGTCGGGGTATTTACTTTAAGCAACAACGTTTTTGGATTGAAATTTCTTTAGGGAAGTAACCAGTATTTCGTTTTCTTCTTTTGTACCCACCGTAATGCGCAGGCAACCGTCGCACAGATGTACCCGAGAGCGATCTCTGACAATAATCGTTTCGTTAATCAAATAAGACATAACCGCTTTGGCATCTTCAAATCTTACAAGCAGGAAATTGGCATCAGAAGGAAATACCTTTATCACCAACGATAAATTTTCCAACATCGTACGCAAATGAGCTCTTTCTTTAAGAATTTCTTCCACCATGGCATTTTTCTTCTCCTCCGATTCCAGCCCTTTCAATAAGGCCTGCTGTGCCGGAAGGCTGATATTGTAGGGAGGTTTGATCTTGTTCAGTATTTTGATCAGTTCAGGAGAGGCAAAACACATCCCCGCCCGAAGGCCCGCCAGTCCCCAGGCCTTTGAAAAGGTTTGTAATACTACCAGATTAGGGTACTCTTCCAGCCTTGCCGTCCAGGATGGTGTTTCTGTGAAATCGATATAGGCTTCATCTACAACCACAAGTCCGTTAAAATTTTTCAGAATGGTTTCTATTGCCCCCGTCTCCATGACATTACCCGATGGATTATTGGGAGTGCATATCCAGATTATCTTGGTTTCGGGTCTGATATTTTCCAGGACCGACGCCGTGTCTATCTGAAAATCAGATGTTAACGAAACCTTGTCAATGAACACGTTATGGATAGAGGCGCTTACTTCATACATCCCATAGGTCGGCGGCAAGATCATTACACGGTCACTGCCGGGTGTGCATGTAGCCCTTATGAGCAGATCAATGGGTTCGTCGCTGCCGTTGCCCAGGTAGATCCTGTCAATGGAAACCCCTTTAATGGGTGCTATCTTCTTTTTGATATCAGCCTGATAAGGATCCGGATATCGGTTGTAACTTTCGTCTGTAACTGATCCGTATGGATTTTCATTGGCATCCAGAAACACGCCTACATGCCCGGTGTATTCGTCACGTGCGGAGGAATAGGGCGCCAGGGAGAGTATGTGCGGCCGGAGAATTTTATTCAGGTCAAATACAGTATTCATTCTCAATCAGATAAGTGCTTCCAAATGGCAGCACGGTAATTATTTATTTATGTTAAAAAGCCGTCCATCAAAACTAAATGGCGCTACATCAATGATCTTCACCAGCTCGGCATCCGGGTGAAGCGGGTTAATCAGCATATTATTTTCATTGGGTACTACTGCCGAAGGAACGCGTAAAAGCAACGTTTTCTTTTCCTCCAAAAATGTATCTCCCTTTTCTCTGCTCCATTGCTGGTCCTGTTCCCAGGCAGAAATCAGATTTACACTCTCAGTTATTCCCACATGATCAGGAACATAGAGTACAACAACCACGAAATCAGGAGGAGGAGAAGGTTTTTGCCAATGAACCAGAATTTCCAGCATTGCCAGTGAGCGCCGCGTAGAGGTGTAAAGCATTGCAGAACCCGGGCTGTTCCACCGGCCCCCGTAATGATATGCACCTATTCCGCTGAGATCATCCTGGTAAGCCGCTTTTGTGATCCTGAACAATTCCATCAGGCAAAAATTCCGTGTTCCATTCTGCCGAGTTCTGTTTTAACCAGATCAATCCCGGCATGCGTTCTTAGGTAATGGATAGGCTTTTCGTTACCTAAAGCCAAAATTTCACGGTGAAGCCAATCCAGAAAATATTCATTTCCCAATACCCTGGTACCTACTGCAAAAAGATCAGCCAGGGCAATCAGATGATCAGAAACTACGTTGCTCAGCAAATCTGTCTCATCGTAGCGGAGCAAATTTCTGGGTGTGACAGGCAACAGTGCGATTATTTCGCGTGCATCAATCCCGGCAGAATCTGCCAGGTGCTGGATAGCAGCCTTGGGTATACCTTTTTCGGCGAGAAGAGCCAGGTCAAAACTGTTATTAACAGCATGCTTAAGTACCCCATATCCTCCCAGCCGCTCATTCACCATCCGTACTGTCATAACTACAATCGTTATCGTGAAAAATGTCCTCAAATTTAAGACATTTTTCTTCAATATCAAATATTATTCCAAACTCTTTAACCGGATACTTACGGCATTTCTATGCGCGTCAAGGGACTCTGCCTCTGCCATAGCTTCCACCACCGGCCCCAGGTTACGCAACCCCTGAACCGTAATGGACTGAACCGTAATTTTTTTAACGAAACTATCGACCGAAACGCCGCTGTAAGCCCTGGCATGGCCATTGGTAGGCAGCGTGTGGTTGGTTCCCGAAGCGTAATCCCCACAAGACTCGGGCGTGTAATTACCCAGGAAAATGGAACCGGCAT
Encoded here:
- a CDS encoding response regulator, giving the protein MMRLSFQKQILLGIIFSILLVITVGTTSYQALRLQQENSAVLNHTREVLNTTNEAENLILLAETNIRGFGLSRNVLFENSYRQAVDRVWINHEKLKELFSDNPKQLARLDSLENLVQVRLEQMNAQLDRIKHDTQDLTWLKANVLKGKYLSDRIAANFREIQRAEQQLLAIRERNVVDSSQTAERFIIFGNGIFLMVVFIMTYLIRNTYQAQVASERATNEANSRLEILSAEDQERNWVLNAAIEIGVALRGEPTKTELANRLLTKISETSNAMVAVMYQISQSGDYLDLAATYGVDNTADIPKVVKSGEGILGQMLADQVDMKKIDISPGYLKVRTGVGSTSPGSVFIKSFTFDDKVVALVEIAFLTDPGMRFLKPLDMAGISISAAIVAARARQITMELLEKTQLQAEELSSQQEEMRVINEELTNQTSMLQVSEEELRVQQEELKQINTELEEKAFMLEEQKNMIEEARDQIQLKADELERAGKFKSEFLANMSHELRTPLNSILILSRILEENKGTRLSSEEQHYASVIYNSGNDLLTLINDILDLAKVEAGKVELNFEQVRTESLLTDMRNLFQKVADNKGISLVLDKSDDCPDSLWIDPVRVLQVVRNLLSNAIKFTSAPGTVSFKIRKCSDSIQFEISDTGIGIPIDKQNTVFEAFQQADGSTSRKYGGTGLGLSISRELSILMGGNIGLKSEPGVGSVFTLTIPYLANPGEVVTEPVKNPSPDVIESSAYTGLEGHRLLLIEDDAVFANDMAAKARKSGFEVVIASTGEEALRLVKTFKPTAITLDMHLPDISGKEILNHIKNDPFTRQIPVHIVSAGDNEQALDLKDSIIGFMQKPVDRESAEKIFDLLKLKGKDLSRQRILLIEDDTFQSKYLGEFLVANGIFVLYAYTGKEAMDILNNNIVDGIILDIHLTDMNGLELLDVIKANPELSKIPVVINTAEDLSQADLARIMKYAHPIVMKTRKSNERLLDEVKLFLRNIQPEPLPSLATHSGSFSNPVVNADRAFVGKKILVADDDMRNIFALSAILEESGFSLVIATNGVEALAKLEENEGIELVLMDVMMPEMDGIEATRRIRQHSKWARLPIIAVTAKAMHGDREQCIAAGASDYISKPIDIDKLLSLIKVWLHSA
- a CDS encoding UvrD-helicase domain-containing protein, producing MFKVYSSSAGSGKTYTLTKEYLKLALHSASETYFRNILAVTFTNAAANEMKERILLMLRIFSQPQSVTGEIPPMLRDIITELYPATQEDQQLFEEVRWVIAARAKLVFTQILHRYSDFSVMTIDKFTQRLVSSFTDELGLPFVFETQLEADLLGDAVDRLLARIGQEGEEVLTEIVENYYREKAEEGSSWGSLPVRIRETSEMLLNEEAYLKMKRVADFSMEDWNTIRKQIRRYIRKKDDEIADLGKDAMGTIAATFLADKDFYQGARGIFGYFRSRKEGQKLWEEPNAYVRKTIGEDMWYGGKTPTLIKDKIDEIKPVLTETFEKIETIRSEDAPKMSLYKLLDRHLYSLSLLGEIRKEFDILLRLNGQVHISDFNRRILEIVSSEPIPFIFERLGEKYNHILLDEFQDTSKLQFANLLPLIENALGEGYFNLVVGDAKQSIYRFRGGDMDLILHLSKDQIMSLTDKLGDNHFVSERLMALSSNLAVDHLKTNRRSYYEITAFNNQFFSFVADNLGEQYPLVQDVFDENFQQEIPAGVKHGGHVQVEFLKNEPIEAEFGENGDEPDAILLRTTELIAQLREEGFNWRDIAILCRKKKDAAALANELRQHGYPLISDDALTLAYSRSVHFVVSFMKVLHSADHKLARYEAAYLFHHEILKENPSASEYEAIRSLAASLGLDAFLAYFSRWGIELTAFRMRQISVFELSEMLIQRFGLFENGSDNEYLFRFLDVVLDYGNRKSNHLGDFLTFWDTARYKTSITIPADTDALRITTIHKSKGLEYPVVIIPYADWKVTPGPLDRLWADLDDAQYEELRLFSDTGIEKRLLSSMVSVGKGLENSVLAGQYTEHQTRTLVENLNLLYVAFTRSVQQLYILAKKEKSWTSGQRVSHWLHDFLSRPDAHPAWSDEETTFVLSQGFGNCFHTHSKSEAKPFIVHEILSNDRSQSLRLRRMADRIFDINTFEPKHDKLQKTAYLLTTLRMVSELPKTVQRIISEGIVTKQEAELLLASVQVLLAEPSLRELYDDRNLVSINKEMLIPGGGMLHVDRAVQMTDGSLVLMRIVAGKGNEEPRRHIRKLVCTFNGIGRASRGVIITLENNEIEWIR
- the hisC gene encoding histidinol-phosphate transaminase — translated: MNTVFDLNKILRPHILSLAPYSSARDEYTGHVGVFLDANENPYGSVTDESYNRYPDPYQADIKKKIAPIKGVSIDRIYLGNGSDEPIDLLIRATCTPGSDRVMILPPTYGMYEVSASIHNVFIDKVSLTSDFQIDTASVLENIRPETKIIWICTPNNPSGNVMETGAIETILKNFNGLVVVDEAYIDFTETPSWTARLEEYPNLVVLQTFSKAWGLAGLRAGMCFASPELIKILNKIKPPYNISLPAQQALLKGLESEEKKNAMVEEILKERAHLRTMLENLSLVIKVFPSDANFLLVRFEDAKAVMSYLINETIIVRDRSRVHLCDGCLRITVGTKEENEILVTSLKKFQSKNVVA
- a CDS encoding RES family NAD+ phosphorylase; translation: MELFRITKAAYQDDLSGIGAYHYGGRWNSPGSAMLYTSTRRSLAMLEILVHWQKPSPPPDFVVVVLYVPDHVGITESVNLISAWEQDQQWSREKGDTFLEEKKTLLLRVPSAVVPNENNMLINPLHPDAELVKIIDVAPFSFDGRLFNINK
- a CDS encoding antitoxin Xre/MbcA/ParS toxin-binding domain-containing protein codes for the protein MTVRMVNERLGGYGVLKHAVNNSFDLALLAEKGIPKAAIQHLADSAGIDAREIIALLPVTPRNLLRYDETDLLSNVVSDHLIALADLFAVGTRVLGNEYFLDWLHREILALGNEKPIHYLRTHAGIDLVKTELGRMEHGIFA